The sequence TGCGGCGCAGCGTGCCCAGCTTCTCCCCGGGCTGATCACCCGTGAACTTCGCCTCCAGCCTCGTCAGCAGCTCCACGTAGGCCGCGCGGCTGGCATCCGCGGCAGCGGTGAAGATCTCCAACAGTTTCGGATCGTCCTCCATTCCGGGCGGCACCACCACCTGCGAGTCGTGCTCGGGGACATAGCGCTGGGACAGCTGCGAGAAGGAGAAGTGGCGGTGCCGGGTCAGCTCGTGGGTGCACGACCGGGAGATGCCGGTGATGTAGAACGACACCGACGCGTGCTCGAGCACCGAGAAGTGCCCGACGTCGATGATGTGCCGCACGTAGGCGGCGTTGGTCGCGGTGCGCGGATTGGGCTTGGACCAACTCTGGTAGCAGGCCCGGCCGGCGAACTCCACCAGCGCAGGCCCGCCCTCGGCGTCGGTGCTCCAAGGCACGTCCGGGGGCGCCAGAAACTCCGTCTTGGCGATCAGTTGCACGCGTAGCGGCGTGGTCTCGGCCACGCGCTCACCCTAACGCGGCGGCTTTGGCCTGCTCGGGAGGTGGTTCTGCCGACTCGGGTTTCAACCCGCGCCGGACGGGGAACAAAGCGGATCCCAGCCGGTGTTAACCAAGCACTGTTCGCAACAGCGATGAGGAGCGTGACCAAATGTCCACGGATTACGACGCACCTCGCGTCAAGGACACCGACGACGTCACCGATGAGTCGGTTCAGGAGATCGCCGCGCGGCGGCGCCAGGTCGACGTCGCAGTGCTGGATGTCGACGACGGCGATCCCGTCGATTCGATCGACCTGCCCGGCGCCGACCTTTCGGGTGAGGAGCTGACCGTCCGGGTGCTGCCGAAGCAGTCCGACGAGTTCACCTGCTCGAGCTGCTTCCTGGTGCAGCACCGAAGCCGGCTGGCGCTGAAGACCGGCGGTCAGACCATCTGCGCGGACTGCGTCTAGGTTCAGCGCAGGACCGCCGCGAGCGGCGCGGCCAGCTCGCCCCTGGTCCCCACGGTGACCTCAGACAGGCCCAGCCACGCCGCCATCGTGCGCAGCTCACCTGCCAGCGGCCCGGCCACCCGCGACGGCTGCTCTCCCGGCTCGGCGAAGGCGCCGACGACGTGCAGCGCGTCGCTGGCCCGGTCGGCCTTCAGGTCGACGCGCCCGACCAGCATGCCGTCGAGCAGAAACGGCCACACGTAGTACCCGTACTGGCGCTTGGCCGCCGGCGTATAGATCTCGATGCGAAACCGAAATCCGTCGAACAGCCGCTCGACCCGCGGCCGGAAGAAGATCAACGGGTCGAACGGGCACAGCAGCGCGGTGCCCCGGTCTCGCCGCGGCACCTTCTGGCCGGTCCGTAGATACGCGGGCGCCTGCCACCCCTTCACCTCGACGGCCTCCAGCTCGCCCTCGGCCACCAGCTCGGCGACCGCCGGTTTGGACTGCCGCGGCGAGAGCCGGAAGTAGTCGCGGATGTCGGCCTCGGTGGCCACCCCCAGCGCGCCGGCCGCGCGCAACGCCAGCTGCCGCACCGCGTCGTCGTCGGCCACTTCCCGGGCGACGACCTCCGCGGGCAGCACCCGTTCGGTGAGGTCGTAGTGCCGCGCGAAGCCCACCCGGGTGGCCGTCGTCAACCGCCCCGAGGCGAACAGCGCCTCGGTCACCCATTTGGTGTCGCTGCGGTCCCACCAGGGCCCCTTGCGGCCGCGCTGTTCGGCCCCCAGGTGCGCCTCGATCTGCCCGGCCGTCGACGGCCCGAGCTCCTCGACGGCCGCGAGGATTTTCTCCGCCAGCCGCAGGTTGTTCTTGACGATGTGGGTCCCCCACCGGCCGTGGGTGTACTCGCGCATCCGCCAGCGCAGCAATGGCCAGTCCTCGACGGCCATCAGCGCGGCCTCGTGCGCCCAGTACTCGACCAGCAGCCGCGGCGAGCGGGTGGTGTGGCTCCATGCGGCCCGATCCAGCGCGTCGCGGTCATACGGCCCGAGCCGGCTGAACACCGGCGCGTAGTGGGCCCGCACCGACACCGACACCGAATCCAGCTGCAGCACCTGGATGCGCGAGATCAGCCGGCGCAGGTGGGCGCGGCTGACCGGGCCTTGCGGTCGGGGCTCGGCGAAGCCCTGCGCCGCGACGGCGATGCGGCGCGCCTGGGCAGCCGTGAGTCTGGTCGCCACGTCGCCATCCTGCAGGACGCCACCGACACTTCTGGGCGGCTGTCAGGCGCGCTCGTAGGTGTAGAACCGGTAGCGCAGCCCCGACCTGCTGGTCTGCCACTCCCCGGCCGCGCCGACCCAGCCCTCGTCGAGGACGGGCGCGACCGCATCGCCGTCTCGACGTGGCAGGTCGATCTCCACCTCGGTGACCTCACAGCGCGTGGCCACCGGCAATGCGGCCGCGTAGACCTCCGCCCCACCGATCACCCAAGTGGTCTCGTCGGTGAGCGCGTCGTCGAGGTTCGCGACCACATCGGCGCCGTCGGCCGCATAGTCGGCGCGACGGGTGAGCACGACGTTGCGCCGGCCCGGCAGCGGACGCACCTTGGCCGGCAGCGACTCCCAGGTCAACCGGCCCATCACCACGGTGTGTCCCATGGTCAGCTCTTTGAACCTGGCCTGATCCTCGGGCAGCCGCCACGGAATGCCGCCGTCGCGGCCGATGACCCCGGAGGTCGATTGGGCCCAGATCAGCCCGACCCACCTCATACAGCCACGGGCGCCTTGATCGCCGGATGCGGATCGTAGTTGAGGATCGCGATGTCCTCGTAGGTGTAGTCGAAGATCGAATCCCGCGGCGCCAGAACGAGTTCCGGATAGGGGCGCGGCTCGCGGCTGAGCTGCAGCCGCACCTGCTCGACATGGTTGTCGTAGATGTGGCAGTCGCCGCCGGTCCAGATGAACTCGCCGACGTCCAGCCCGGCCTGCGCGGCCATCATGTGGGTCAGCAGCGCGTAGCTGGCGATGTTGAACGGCACGCCGAGGAACAGGTCGGCGCTGCGCTGGTAGAGCTGGCAGCTCAGCCTGCCGTCGGCGACGTAGAACTGGAAGAACGCGTGGCACGGCGGCAGTGCCATCTGAGCGATCTGGCCGACGTTCCACGCCGAGACGATGATGCGACGCGAATCGGGGTCGGTCTTGAGCAGATCCAGCGCGGCGCTGATCTGGTCGACGTGCTCGCCCGACGGGGTCGGCCACGATCGCCATTGCACGCCGTAGACCGGCCCGAGATCACCTGTCTCACTTGCCCATTCGTCCCAGATGGTGACGCCGTGCTCCTGTAACCACCGGACGTTGGAATCGCCGCGCAGAAACCACAGCAGCTCGTAGACGACCGATTTGGTGTGCACCTTCTTGGTGGTGATCAACGGAAAGCCGGCGGACAGGTCGTAGCGCATCTGATGGCCGAACACGCTGCGGGTGCCGGTGCCGGTGCGGTCGGATTTCGGCGTGCCATGCTCGAGCACCAGGCGCAGAAGATCCTCGTAGGGCGTTGCGATCGGCACGTCCGCCAGCCTAGTCCGAAACCAACGAGTAGAACGGAAGCCATGCCGACTATCTCCACGACCGTCACCACCGCAGACGGCACCTGCCCCGTCACCCTGCACACCCCCAACGGCAGCGGCCCGTGGACCGGCGTCGTCATGTACGTCGACGCCGGCGGGGTGCGCGACCTCTTCCAGGACATGGCCGCCCGGCTCGCCGGTTTCGGGCACGCCGTGCTGCTGCCCGACGTGTACTACCGCCACGGCGAGTGGGAGCCGTTCGACATGAAGACGGTCTTCAACGATCCCAAGGACCGCGCACGGCTGTTCCGGATGATCGGCAGCATCACGCCCGACATGATGGCCGCCGACGCCGAGGCGTTCTTCGACTTCCTGGCCGCGCGCCCGGAGGTCAAGGGCGACGCGTTCGGCGTGTGCGGCTACTGCATGGGCGGGCGCACGTCGATCATCGTGGCCGGCCGGGTACCCGACCGGGTCGCCGCGGCGGGATCGTTTCACGCCAGCGGACTGGTCACCGACGAGCCCACCAGCCCGCACCTGCTCGCCGACCGGATCAAGGCCACCGTCTACGTCGCCGGCGCCGCCAATGACCAGGGCTTCACGCCCCGCCACGCCGAGATCCTGGACCAGGCGCTGACCGACGCGAACGTCACCCACACCGTCGAGTTCTATCCGGCCGGCCACGGGTTCGCCGTGCCCGACAACGCGCCCTACGATCCCGAGGCCGCCGAACGGCACTGGGTGGCGCTTCAGGGCCTGTTCAAGACGGCGCTGCCGAACTGACCCTTCGACCGACCCTGGCGCGACCGCTGCGGAGCGATGCGCGACGATTATTAGATGCACGACCAGGAACCGCCTGACCAACCGGCCGGCAGTGAGGTCGGGTTCCGCATCGATCCGGTGCTCGCCCGCAGCTGGCTGCTGGTGAACGGCGCGCAGTACGAGCGGTTCGAGCCCGCGGCGAAGTCGCGCGCCGACATCGTGGTCCTCGACATCGAGGATGCGGTCGCCCCCAAGGACAAGGTGACCGCCCGCGACAACGTGGTCCGGTGGCTGTCGGAGGGCCACAGTGACTGGGTACGCATCAACGGTTTCGGCACACCGTGGTGGGCCGACGACCTGGAGATGCTGGCCGGCACATCGGTTGGCGGCGTGATGCTGGCCATGGTCGAGTCCGTCGACCACGTCACCGAAACCGCCAACCGGCTGCCCAACGTCCCGATCGTCGCGCTGGTGGAGACGGCGCGCGGGCTGGAGCGCATCACCGAGATCGCCGCCGCCAAGGGCACCTTCCGGCTCGCGTTCGGGATCGGAGATTTCCGCCGCGACACGGGGTTCGGCGAGAACCCCACCACGCTCGCCTACGCCCGGTCCCGATTCACCATCGCCGCCAAGGCCGCACACCTGCCGAGCGCGATCGACGGGCCGACCGTCGGGCACAGCGCGCTGGTGCTCAGCGAGGCCACTGCGGTATCGGTCGAGTTCGGCATGACCGGCAAGATCTGCCTCACCCCCGAGCAGTGCGTGACGGTAAATGAGGGGCTGTCCCCGTCACCTGATGAAATCGCTTGGGCCAAGGAGTTTTTCATCGAGTTCGAGCGCGACGGCGGCGAAATCCGCAACGGCTCCGATCTGCCCCGCATCGCCCGGGCGAACAAGATCTTGGATCTGGCGCGCGCCTACGGCATCGAGGTGTCCGAGTTCGACGACATCGACGACCCCGCACACATTCCGGCGCCGTCGGACACCTACCACTACTGAGGGTCGTCGTCCTGCCTGCGCAGGAACGTTCGCATTGCGCGCAAAACGCCCCGTCCCGCGTAGATGCCTGCCGCGACGGACAGCACGATCATCGCGACGAACATGATCAGCCAGTTGGACCGGTCGTGGCTGACGTTCCACCACACGATGGTGAACAGCACCGCGCACAAGAACACCACGATGTCGCGCCAGTTGCCCTTGTACGACAACGCCGCTTCGCGCAGTTCGCGGCTGCGCTCCCCGGCCGAGATCAGGTCGTCGATGCGCTGATCGATGCTGGCCTGCAGCCGGGCCCGCCGCTCCACCTGCTCCGGCGGAATGCGTTCCAACAGGTCGAAATCCTTCATGAGCTGGCCGCGGACGTCGGGCGGTTTGAGGTTGCCCGCGATCACGCCCAGCATGGCACCACCGGCGATCGGTGCTGCGCCCAAGGCCAATTCGGCGATTCCCGGCATGTCTATCCTTCCATCAGTGTCGCGGCCAGGGTGCCGCCGAGCTCGTAGGCGCGCTCACGTGCCTCGCGGTCGATGCCGCCGACGATTTCCAGCGCGTCGGCGGACTTGGCGAGCGCAAGCCCGGTCGCCAGCTTTTCTACCGCGTTGACCGCCCCCGCGGTGTCGTTATTGCCGTGCACCCACAGCCCGTACGGCCGGCCGGCGACGTGATCGAGGCTCGGGTAGTAGACGGTGTCGAAGAAGTGCTTGAGGGCCCCGCTCATGTAGCCGAAGTTGGCGGTGGTGCCGAACAGGTAGCCGTCGGCGCCGAGCATGTCGGGCAGCGTCGCGGCCAACGCAGGACGAACCTCGACATCGACGCCGCTGATGCCGGGGTCCCTGGCGCCCTCGAGGACGGCCTCCAACAGTTCGCGGGTGGCAGGCGAGGGGGTGTGGTGCACGACGAGCAGCGTCTTGGTCACGTTGAGCGCGCCTCCATGTCGACCGCCTTCCTCATCGCCTCGCGCGCGCGTCGGCGGTCACCCGCGTAGTCATACGCGCGCGCCAGCCGATACCAGCGCCGCCAGTTGTCCGGGTCGTTCTCCAATTCTTTGCGCACGGTGACGAACAACTCGTCGGCCGCCTCGCGCCGGATTCGTCCCGAGGCCATCCGCGGCAGCGAGCTGATGTCGAGTTCCATTCCGTCTTCGTTGATGATGCGCGCCAGGCGCTGATGCGTCAGCCCGCTACGCAGCGTGCTGACCATCGCCCACACCCCGATCATCGGAAAGGCCATCAACGCAAGCCCCAGGCCGATGGCGGCGGTCTCGCCGGTGCCGATGAACGCCATCGCGATGCGGCCGAGCAGCAGGAAGTAGACGACCAACGCCACGCACATGAAGCCGATCAGCAGCTGCATGCGCAGGACGCGCCCGCCCTCGGTCATCCCAGGTCGAGCAGGGGCTCGATGCCGATCGTCAGCCCCGGGCGGGCGGCCACCTGGCGCACCGCCAACAGGACACCGGGCACAAAGGACGTCCGGTCGATGCTGTCGTGCCTGATCGTCAGCGTCTCCCCCTGGGTGCCGAACAACACCTCCTGGTGCGCGACGAGGCCTGCGAGCCGCACGGAGTGCACCGGGATCCCGTCGACGTCCGCGCCCCGCGCCCCGTCCAGGGCCGTGCTGGTGGCATCGGGGTTTGGCGGCATGCCTTTTCGCGCCTCGGCGATCAGCCGGGCCGTCCGCACGGCGGTGCCCGACGGCGCGTCGGCCTTGTGCGGATGGTGCAGTTCGATGACCTCGACGGATCCGAAGAAGCGGGCGGCCTGGCGGGCGAAGTGCATCGAGAGCACCGCGCCGATCGCGAAGTTGGGCGCGATCAGCACCGCGACATCCGGCTTTTCGGCCAACCACGTCCTGACCTGGGACAAGCGTTCGTCGGTGAAGCCGGTGGTGCCGACGACAGCGTGAATGCCGTTGTCTATCAAGAACTTCAGATTGTCCATCACCGCTTCGGGATGGGTGAAGTCGATCACCACGTCCGTATCGGCGTCGGCCAGTTGGCTCAGCGGGTCGCCGGCATCGACGCCGGCAGTGAACGTCAGGTCCTCGGCGGCCTGGACCGCCTCCACCATCGTGGCGCCCACCTTGCCTTTGGCTCCCAGCACTCCGACCCGCATGCAGACACCTTATCGACACCTGCCTGGCCGCCGAATCTGAGCTTGTGCTCGCATTTCGGGCGACATCTCGCGCAATATCTTCAGTTTCGACCGGCATATCGAACGAATGTTTGATCCCCGCCAGACGACGAAAGCGACGACGGCGCGCCGTGGCGGTGCTTACCATCACCGCATGCGCGACGCGAAGATCCTGATCTCGGGTGTGACCGGTCAGGTGGCGTCGCCGGTCGCCCAAGCGCTTTCGGCGGACAACCAGGTCTGGGGCATCGCCCGGTTCACCGACCCCGCCGCCCGTGACCGTCTCGAACTGGCAGGCGTGCGGTGCGTGACCGTCAACCTGGCCGCCGGTGATTTCACCGGGGTGCCCGCGGATTTCGACTACGTCCTCAACTTCGCCGTCGCCAAAAGCGGCAGATGGGACAAGGACCTGGCCGCCAACGCGGAGTCGGTCGGCCTGCTCATGGCGCACTGTCCCGACGCCGTGGCTTTTCTGCACTGCTCGTCGGCAGCGGTCTACGACCCGCCCGACGACGAGCCGCGCACCGAACGCGCCGCGCTCGGTGACAACCACAAGGCGTTGTTCCCAACGTATTCCATCTCCAAGATCGCCGGCGAAGTCGTCGCCCGGTCGATGGCCCGCGCGCTCGGTGTGCCCACCACCATCGCCCGGCTCAACGTCCCGTACGGCGACAACGGCGGCTGGCCCTACTTCCACATGGAGATGATCCTCGCCGGGATGCCGATCCCCGTGCCGCCTGGTGATACCGCGCGGTACAACCCGATCCACGAAGACGACATCATC comes from Mycolicibacterium pulveris and encodes:
- the dapB gene encoding 4-hydroxy-tetrahydrodipicolinate reductase is translated as MRVGVLGAKGKVGATMVEAVQAAEDLTFTAGVDAGDPLSQLADADTDVVIDFTHPEAVMDNLKFLIDNGIHAVVGTTGFTDERLSQVRTWLAEKPDVAVLIAPNFAIGAVLSMHFARQAARFFGSVEVIELHHPHKADAPSGTAVRTARLIAEARKGMPPNPDATSTALDGARGADVDGIPVHSVRLAGLVAHQEVLFGTQGETLTIRHDSIDRTSFVPGVLLAVRQVAARPGLTIGIEPLLDLG
- a CDS encoding winged helix-turn-helix domain-containing protein; this encodes MATRLTAAQARRIAVAAQGFAEPRPQGPVSRAHLRRLISRIQVLQLDSVSVSVRAHYAPVFSRLGPYDRDALDRAAWSHTTRSPRLLVEYWAHEAALMAVEDWPLLRWRMREYTHGRWGTHIVKNNLRLAEKILAAVEELGPSTAGQIEAHLGAEQRGRKGPWWDRSDTKWVTEALFASGRLTTATRVGFARHYDLTERVLPAEVVAREVADDDAVRQLALRAAGALGVATEADIRDYFRLSPRQSKPAVAELVAEGELEAVEVKGWQAPAYLRTGQKVPRRDRGTALLCPFDPLIFFRPRVERLFDGFRFRIEIYTPAAKRQYGYYVWPFLLDGMLVGRVDLKADRASDALHVVGAFAEPGEQPSRVAGPLAGELRTMAAWLGLSEVTVGTRGELAAPLAAVLR
- a CDS encoding flavodoxin family protein, which encodes MTKTLLVVHHTPSPATRELLEAVLEGARDPGISGVDVEVRPALAATLPDMLGADGYLFGTTANFGYMSGALKHFFDTVYYPSLDHVAGRPYGLWVHGNNDTAGAVNAVEKLATGLALAKSADALEIVGGIDREARERAYELGGTLAATLMEG
- a CDS encoding thymidylate synthase gives rise to the protein MPIATPYEDLLRLVLEHGTPKSDRTGTGTRSVFGHQMRYDLSAGFPLITTKKVHTKSVVYELLWFLRGDSNVRWLQEHGVTIWDEWASETGDLGPVYGVQWRSWPTPSGEHVDQISAALDLLKTDPDSRRIIVSAWNVGQIAQMALPPCHAFFQFYVADGRLSCQLYQRSADLFLGVPFNIASYALLTHMMAAQAGLDVGEFIWTGGDCHIYDNHVEQVRLQLSREPRPYPELVLAPRDSIFDYTYEDIAILNYDPHPAIKAPVAV
- a CDS encoding dienelactone hydrolase family protein; amino-acid sequence: MPTISTTVTTADGTCPVTLHTPNGSGPWTGVVMYVDAGGVRDLFQDMAARLAGFGHAVLLPDVYYRHGEWEPFDMKTVFNDPKDRARLFRMIGSITPDMMAADAEAFFDFLAARPEVKGDAFGVCGYCMGGRTSIIVAGRVPDRVAAAGSFHASGLVTDEPTSPHLLADRIKATVYVAGAANDQGFTPRHAEILDQALTDANVTHTVEFYPAGHGFAVPDNAPYDPEAAERHWVALQGLFKTALPN
- a CDS encoding DUF4193 domain-containing protein, whose translation is MSTDYDAPRVKDTDDVTDESVQEIAARRRQVDVAVLDVDDGDPVDSIDLPGADLSGEELTVRVLPKQSDEFTCSSCFLVQHRSRLALKTGGQTICADCV
- a CDS encoding HpcH/HpaI aldolase/citrate lyase family protein; protein product: MHDQEPPDQPAGSEVGFRIDPVLARSWLLVNGAQYERFEPAAKSRADIVVLDIEDAVAPKDKVTARDNVVRWLSEGHSDWVRINGFGTPWWADDLEMLAGTSVGGVMLAMVESVDHVTETANRLPNVPIVALVETARGLERITEIAAAKGTFRLAFGIGDFRRDTGFGENPTTLAYARSRFTIAAKAAHLPSAIDGPTVGHSALVLSEATAVSVEFGMTGKICLTPEQCVTVNEGLSPSPDEIAWAKEFFIEFERDGGEIRNGSDLPRIARANKILDLARAYGIEVSEFDDIDDPAHIPAPSDTYHY
- a CDS encoding tetratricopeptide repeat protein, producing the protein MTEGGRVLRMQLLIGFMCVALVVYFLLLGRIAMAFIGTGETAAIGLGLALMAFPMIGVWAMVSTLRSGLTHQRLARIINEDGMELDISSLPRMASGRIRREAADELFVTVRKELENDPDNWRRWYRLARAYDYAGDRRRAREAMRKAVDMEARST
- the thyX gene encoding FAD-dependent thymidylate synthase, coding for MAETTPLRVQLIAKTEFLAPPDVPWSTDAEGGPALVEFAGRACYQSWSKPNPRTATNAAYVRHIIDVGHFSVLEHASVSFYITGISRSCTHELTRHRHFSFSQLSQRYVPEHDSQVVVPPGMEDDPKLLEIFTAAADASRAAYVELLTRLEAKFTGDQPGEKLGTLRRKQARQAARAVLPNATETRIVVTGNYRAWRHFIAVRASEHADVEIRRLAVECLRQLVGVAPQVFADFEIATLADGTEVATSPLATEA
- a CDS encoding dihydrofolate reductase — translated: MRWVGLIWAQSTSGVIGRDGGIPWRLPEDQARFKELTMGHTVVMGRLTWESLPAKVRPLPGRRNVVLTRRADYAADGADVVANLDDALTDETTWVIGGAEVYAAALPVATRCEVTEVEIDLPRRDGDAVAPVLDEGWVGAAGEWQTSRSGLRYRFYTYERA
- a CDS encoding NAD-dependent epimerase/dehydratase family protein, which translates into the protein MRDAKILISGVTGQVASPVAQALSADNQVWGIARFTDPAARDRLELAGVRCVTVNLAAGDFTGVPADFDYVLNFAVAKSGRWDKDLAANAESVGLLMAHCPDAVAFLHCSSAAVYDPPDDEPRTERAALGDNHKALFPTYSISKIAGEVVARSMARALGVPTTIARLNVPYGDNGGWPYFHMEMILAGMPIPVPPGDTARYNPIHEDDIIATLPKLLEVASVPATTLNWAGDQLVSLQEWCTHLGSLVGREPIFEESEQALRGNPVDITKLQELTGARTTVDWRDGLRRMVTAFHPELTGA